The DNA segment ATCAATAACCCAATCAAAATTGCTCTCATCTCTTCTGCACCAGAGTAGCCACCTATctcaatttctccatctattcttCCACCTCTGATCTTTTCCAAAGTTTCCAGAAAAACCTTCTAAAGGTGTAAACATAATTATGTCACCCCTCACTTTAGCACTCATTGGCTTCCAAAACTCCTGAGTACAAAAACTAAACTTACAATGGCTTATAGAGTCCCATGAGAAGATAGCACTTCTATCCACTACTACCCTCTCCTGCCCTGGAATCTACTTTCTCCTGGCAGAATGCCCCCCAAACCCGGAAGCCACAAACTAATCCTATATCTTCAGACCTCAGCTACCCCACCTAGGTCAGACTCCATAGAGCACCAAATCCTCCCAGCATTATTTAGCTCTTGAGCACCTACAATGTACCAGGCACTTCTGAAAATAAagcagtgagaggctttattctGTTCTCAAAGAGCTTACTTTCTGGCCTGAGTGAGAGAGACAAGGAATACAAATGCAAATAATTTTCAGATCCTAAAAAATGCCAAAAAAGAAAGCTGTAGGATAATGAAGTCATTCTCACTGCACCCTGTACTTTTCCTTCATGCTTACCCATGACAACTTgtaattttgtgtgtatttgatTACTGCCATTGTCTCCCCATAGCACAGTGCCTGAAAAACAGTAGACACTTGGTAAATAGTCGCTAAGTGAATGAAGCTGGGATCAATCCTAAGTAAGTTGGCTTATACAATTTGGTTCCCCTGGAATTCACCTTCCCCAAGATGTCCCTTTGAGCTCTTGTAAGTGGTATCGACATCTGTACGGAAGGGAATGTATCTTCTGCATACGACCCAAGTCAGAGCACTTTTACCAACTACCTGTTAAGTAGCAGGACACCATCCCCGAAATCCGGCGGAGGGTAGGGGGGATTCTTACCCTTTCTCGCCTTTGTTGATAAATTTCTGAACCTCCTTCACCCCCCGCcgaatctgcttctgcttcacggCTGCAACGACAGAACAATCAGTCGGGGGGGCCTCGGCCTGCCACCCGCGTCCCACCCCGGCTCGGCGTCCACCGCACCTTTCTTGATGCATTTGTAGAGCTTCCGCGTGAGGCGGCGAGAAGCCAGAGGCTGCGCGATGGGGTTCAGATTCACCAGCAGTTCATGGTAAGTGCGCTCCCCGCAGCACGCGTCCGCCTGAGCCTCCGGCCCGTCTGGATCTGCCTTTATTTTGGTCATGGCAGCGACTGGGGCAACCTAGCACTCAAGGAACAAGTCCACGCGGCCGGCACTTCAAAAATCACTTCCGGGTCATGCTACTCTGAGGGAAGAGGCAGTAAGACATAGCCAATTAGGAAACAGGGAGCTCCGAGGGGTGGAGTCTTGGCCGTAGGGGCGGGGCCACCCCCACAATGCAGGCGGGGCGGAAGCGGTTTAGGGCACGAGTTGACAGGCAATctgtga comes from the Bubalus kerabau isolate K-KA32 ecotype Philippines breed swamp buffalo chromosome 1, PCC_UOA_SB_1v2, whole genome shotgun sequence genome and includes:
- the NHP2 gene encoding H/ACA ribonucleoprotein complex subunit 2, with translation MTKIKADPDGPEAQADACCGERTYHELLVNLNPIAQPLASRRLTRKLYKCIKKAVKQKQIRRGVKEVQKFINKGEKGIMVLAGDTLPIEVYCHLPVMCEDRNLPYVYIPSKTDLGAAAGSKRPTCVIMVKPHEEYQEAYDECLEEVQALPPPM